The following nucleotide sequence is from Pseudomonas sp. RC10.
GCTCATCACGCCGTCGATGACCCAGCCCTGCTCCACACAATGCTCGAAGGTCGCCAGCGCCTGATTGGCGATCTCTTCGTTGCTCGCTTCGAATTCCAGCAAGGCGTAGAACGGCGTCTTGGTTTCGAACGGCTCGGGCACGTCGCCTCGGGCCAGAATGTGGGCCAGGCCCTTGTCGGAAAAGAATTCGAACGCAGTCAGGTCCAGCTTGCCGTGGAAGGCGTGCAGCACGGGCATGATCGAATCGAAATCCGGCGTGCCCAACACCATGCAGGTCAGGTTGTTCGGCTCGCGGTCCAGACGCATCGTCGCTTCGACGACGAACCCCAGCGTGCCCTCGGAGCCGATGAACAGCTGACGCAGGTCGTAGCCGGTGGCGTTCTTGAGCAAGTCTTTGTTCAGTTCAAGGATGTCGCCCTTGCCCGTCACCACTTTCAGGCCCGCGACCCAGTTGCGGGTCATGCCGTAGCGAATGACCTTGATCCCGCCGGCGTTGGTGTTGATGTTGCCGCCAATCTGACTGGAACCGGACGACGCGAAATCCACCGGGTAATAAAGGCCGTTCTCTTCCGCGAAGTTCTGCAATTGCTTGGTGACCAGGCCTGGCTGGCAACGCACGGTACGGTCGGTGGCATTGAATTCGAGAATCTGATTCATGTAGTCGAAGGAAACGACCACCTCGCCGTTCATCGCCACGGCCGCAGCCGACAACCCGGTACGACCACCCGACGGCACCAGCGCAAACCTGTGCTCGTTGGCCCAGCGGACAATGGCCTGGACCTGTTCGGTGGTCTTAGGGAACACGATGGCGCTGGGCGCCGGGGCGAATTGCCGGGTCCAGTCCTTGCCATAGGCTTCGAGAGAATCGGCATCGGTGAGCACTTTTCCGGGCTCGACCAGGGACTTAAGTTCTTCTATCAACGCAGACTGTGTCATCAAGGAACTCTCGAACGATTCATGGTGATCCTGAGAACGGCTCACGTCGCAGGAACGGGTATTTAGCGGGGCACATATGCTAGCATACCGCCCCCGCAGAGACGTGCCTGAGGCCGACCTGCGAAGGCGCCGTTGCGCCGTGAGGCCAGCTTGCGCTGTCCAATTCCCTGCCATTTTCTC
It contains:
- a CDS encoding FAD-binding oxidoreductase, producing MTQSALIEELKSLVEPGKVLTDADSLEAYGKDWTRQFAPAPSAIVFPKTTEQVQAIVRWANEHRFALVPSGGRTGLSAAAVAMNGEVVVSFDYMNQILEFNATDRTVRCQPGLVTKQLQNFAEENGLYYPVDFASSGSSQIGGNINTNAGGIKVIRYGMTRNWVAGLKVVTGKGDILELNKDLLKNATGYDLRQLFIGSEGTLGFVVEATMRLDREPNNLTCMVLGTPDFDSIMPVLHAFHGKLDLTAFEFFSDKGLAHILARGDVPEPFETKTPFYALLEFEASNEEIANQALATFEHCVEQGWVIDGVMSQSKQQLQNLWKLREYLSETISHYTPYKNDISVTVSKVPAFLNEIDAIVSTHYPDFEVVWYGHIGDGNLHLNILKPGDLPKEEFFARCATVNKKVFETVEKYNGSISAEHGVGLVKRDYLEYSRSPVEIEYMKAVKAVFDPNGIMNPGKIFAQ